The Brassica napus cultivar Da-Ae chromosome C7, Da-Ae, whole genome shotgun sequence genome has a segment encoding these proteins:
- the LOC106373744 gene encoding E3 ubiquitin-protein ligase CIP8, giving the protein MSDAQESYWCYRCFKHVAVRTLDDEVLCCECNNGFVGLIQAIPAAHSTEIEVQSYGLHQRRESNLERVINRLSSRHEASPPNTLERVAGSIGGRRGAPPAAKSAVEALETFEVGSTSSEEGERTAVMCAVCKDAMVMGEIGKKLPCGHFYHDNCILPWLEKRNSCPVCRFQLPTNDPRYERKRAREEPHLTVSAGAYSSSLMSEREENSNHHVFETRRRTPRKRRPNRYTGHFAH; this is encoded by the coding sequence ATGTCCGACGCTCAGGAGTCATACTGGTGCTACCGCTGCTTCAAACATGTAGCCGTTAGAACCTTAGACGACGAGGTCCTGTGCTGCGAATGCAACAACGGTTTCGTCGGGTTAATCCAGGCGATTCCCGCCGCTCATTCAACTGAGATTGAAGTGCAGTCGTACGGGCTCCATCAGCGAAGAGAAAGTAACCTAGAGAGAGTAATCAACCGCTTATCGTCTAGGCACGAAGCTTCGCCTCCAAATACATTGGAACGAGTCGCCGGTAGTATTGGAGGAAGGAGAGGAGCACCACCAGCTGCGAAGTCAGCGGTTGAGGCGTTAGAGACTTTTGAGGTTGGTTCTACTTCTTCTGAGGAAGGAGAGAGGACGGCTGTGATGTGTGCTGTGTGTAAAGATGCCATGGTGATGGGTGAAATAGGGAAGAAGCTTCCATGTGGACATTTTTACCATGATAATTGTATTTTGCCATGGTTAGAGAAAAGAAACTCGTGTCCTGTTTGTAGGTTCCAGCTTCCGACTAATGATCCCCGGTATGAGAGAAAGAGAGCAAGAGAAGAACCACATTTGACTGTTTCTGCTGGtgcttattcttcttctttgatgagtgaaagagaagaaaatagcAACCATCATGTTTTTGAGACGAGAAGGCGAACACCTAGGAAGAGAAGACCAAACAGATATACGGGTCATTTTGCTCATTGA